In one window of Ferrovum sp. PN-J185 DNA:
- a CDS encoding NAD(P)/FAD-dependent oxidoreductase, whose protein sequence is MDDSNTLWDAVVIGAGAAGLFCAGQAGLRQKKILVLDHAKKIGEKIRISGGGFCNFTNRYSSAQHFLSRNPHFVKSALARYRPSDFEGWLQHNHIAYHEKHRGQLFCDRSAQDVINMLLQLCQQTSVTIRFPVTVHDCQLIDKVWHIYTNQGVVNSLTLVWATGGLPVPKIGASDKALQFAQQRDHSVILPRPALVPLSLTEKEESSFTQLSGLSVPVVIHSGNKGEHYGQAHFDEDLLFTHRGLSGPAILQASSYWREGESVSVAFLSSSQWQEMDNSAGGKLVENILTLFLPQRLAKHIAQVTALEQRRFAELNRTEKERLKNSVLNYVFHPDKTLGWNKAEVMLGGVDTNLMDSRTMASTVIPQCYFIGECVDVTGHLGGHNFQWAWSSAYVCAQSL, encoded by the coding sequence GTGGACGATAGCAATACCCTGTGGGATGCAGTAGTCATTGGTGCGGGTGCCGCAGGATTGTTTTGTGCGGGACAAGCGGGACTGCGCCAAAAAAAGATATTGGTGCTGGATCACGCTAAAAAAATTGGTGAAAAAATTCGCATAAGTGGTGGTGGATTTTGTAATTTCACTAACCGTTATTCCAGTGCACAGCATTTTTTATCGCGTAATCCTCATTTTGTTAAAAGTGCGCTTGCACGTTATCGGCCTTCAGATTTTGAAGGTTGGTTACAACATAATCATATTGCTTATCATGAAAAACATCGAGGTCAATTGTTCTGTGATCGATCGGCCCAAGATGTTATCAATATGTTATTACAACTTTGTCAGCAAACCTCTGTCACCATTCGCTTCCCAGTGACGGTCCATGATTGTCAATTAATCGATAAGGTATGGCATATTTATACCAATCAAGGCGTTGTCAACAGTCTCACTCTGGTTTGGGCGACAGGGGGGTTACCTGTACCTAAAATTGGTGCCAGTGATAAAGCACTGCAATTTGCCCAACAACGAGATCATTCAGTTATCTTACCGCGCCCGGCATTGGTTCCTTTATCTCTGACTGAGAAAGAGGAGAGTTCGTTCACTCAGTTATCTGGTTTAAGTGTTCCCGTTGTGATTCACTCTGGCAATAAAGGTGAGCATTATGGACAGGCCCACTTTGATGAGGATTTACTATTTACGCATCGCGGATTGTCTGGTCCCGCCATACTTCAGGCCAGTAGTTATTGGCGAGAAGGTGAGAGTGTTAGCGTGGCTTTTTTGTCATCCAGTCAATGGCAAGAGATGGATAACTCAGCGGGGGGTAAATTAGTTGAAAATATTCTCACACTTTTTTTGCCACAGCGTTTAGCTAAACATATTGCTCAAGTAACCGCTTTAGAGCAACGTCGTTTTGCAGAGTTAAATCGTACGGAAAAAGAGCGTTTAAAAAATAGTGTCTTAAACTATGTCTTTCATCCAGATAAAACCCTTGGCTGGAATAAAGCTGAGGTAATGTTAGGCGGGGTTGATACCAATTTAATGGACAGCCGCACCATGGCATCCACCGTAATTCCGCAATGTTATTTTATTGGTGAATGTGTGGATGTCACCGGGCATTTAGGTGGACATAATTTTCAATGGGCTTGGTCTAGCGCCTATGTCTGCGCTCAGTCGCTGTAA
- the gloA gene encoding lactoylglutathione lyase gives MRILHTMLRVGNLERSIQFYCDVLEMHVLRRKDYPEGRFTLAFVGYQPESHGAVIELTYNWDTSSYDIGNGYGHIAVEVDNAKKACDMARERGGKVTREAGPMKHGTTVIAFVEDPDGYKIEFIEKQPRYSD, from the coding sequence ATGAGAATCTTACATACCATGCTGCGCGTTGGTAACTTAGAGCGTTCAATTCAGTTTTATTGCGACGTGTTAGAAATGCATGTATTACGTCGTAAAGACTATCCTGAAGGACGCTTTACCCTAGCCTTTGTAGGCTACCAACCCGAATCACATGGTGCTGTTATTGAACTCACCTATAACTGGGACACATCTTCATATGACATTGGTAACGGTTATGGCCATATTGCCGTAGAAGTTGATAACGCTAAGAAAGCCTGTGATATGGCTCGCGAACGCGGCGGCAAAGTCACGCGCGAAGCAGGTCCCATGAAACATGGCACCACAGTGATTGCTTTTGTAGAGGATCCTGATGGCTACAAAATTGAGTTTATTGAGAAGCAACCACGTTACAGCGACTGA